The genomic stretch GCTCATAGCTCATCGCGGTGCTCCTGCCGTTGGCGAGGTAATCCTTGCTGTGGCCGAGGACAAGGCACCCGGCGCAAGCGGATCGACTGAGACTCGGTTCTCATGGAACTCAGTGATCGTCAAACCGAGCGGGTTGATGAACTCGTATTGCGGGTAGATCTTGGCCTGATCGCTGACCTGTTTTGGGTTCAGGTAGTAGGTTAGGCTGAGCATCCAATGCTCGGTCCTGGGCTCCCTCGAATGGCTCGGGGAGTAGAGCTTATCCAGTGCCAACAGAGCCGTGCCGCGCGCCAGGATTGCGCCCTGTATCGTCTCCTGCGACATGGAGGTGATGGTTACGTTCTTCACCTCAACATCACTTTGCTCAATCTGACCGCCTGCTACTTGCGAGACAAGGTGATTCTGGTTGTCGTCGGCCATCAACTGCGAGGCAAGACTGCCGGACAGAAAGTAATAGTTGAGCGGGTATTTCTTCGCGATAGTGTCGCGGTTGATCGTATAGCGATAATTCGCCCAATCGGTGACGTACGTGCGAACCTCTCCCTCACGAGGACTGTAGTTCAAATCGCTGTACTGAATCGCCTGGGCGCGGCCCATCTCGTCGATGCGGATGTAACGATTCACGAGAGGACGGTGGGCGAGAGAGAAGTTGAACCACATTGAACCGCAAAGCAGAACCGTTCCACAAGTAAGGATGAGGCGGTAGGCTTTGCGCTCGGCATAATGTGAGGAATAAACCTCGTTGCCGATCTGATCCGTGAGCAGTGCGTGCTCTGGTGTCAACGTGGCGCGTTCATGGGCTGCTTGGCTCGTGGACATGGGGATGATGGCTCCTTTCCTGCACTGCGTTTAGGACGACATAGGCGTAGATTGCCCCGGCGACGAGACAGCCGACAAGCACCGCCAACAGGATGTATCTGAATGGCCGGGCAAGGCCCAGCCGGTGCATCGCCTTTACACGAAGAAGAAAAGTGAACACGTTTATCCGCCTCCGCTCATGACTGCCGTAGACGCTACGCTTCCGGCCAGCTTGGTAATGTTCTCGGAAAGGCCGGCGGCCCCGCCGAAGATCGCCTGCGTCATGCTCGGGATGTAGAGCATGTTGATGATGAAGGCGATGAATACCATGATGCACGGAATGAGATTGGCGAGCCACATCTCAATCGAGTAATTTCCGTTGAATGTCTGTTGGATGAAAGCATTCATGAACCCGCCCCACACGAAGATAAAGGCGGCTGCCACAGCGCGAATCATGGCAAAGCTAATCAGGACATCGAGGAAGTGGAAGAACTTCGCGCGGAAGGTCTTCGTCATCAACAATGGAACAAAGATCGGACCGAATAGCGCCGTGACTCCATAAAGGATGAACGCGCTGCAATTGATCACAAATAGGATGGCGGATGCGATGCCGAGTAGTCCCTGCACGACGAAATAACAGAGGATTTGAACCGGGGCCATCAGCGATGGCATCGCGGTATTGTCGCCAGCGGTCTTGAGTAGCTGGAGCAGGTTGTCGAGCGAGTTCTGATCGAACGCCGCAACCATCGCCTGCGCGATGTACGAAAAGAAGTGATTGATACCGAAACTCGCGCCCGGGAACGGATTCACCCAGTAATTTTCGAGCAGGCAGCAAACGGTGAGGCGAACCAAGAAGTTCACCAGGTCACCCGCATGGATAGGCTGCGCGTGAAAACGCAATGTCATGGTCTGGGTATTCCAATTCACGACCATGCTGATGAGGGTGAAGAGCGAAATGCAAGCCAGCTCCGTGAGTCCAAGCTGCGTAAGCGCACCACCGTTCTGCGTCGTCAGATTGGTCAGATTGTTGGTGAATTGATAGAGCCAATCTACGCCGGAACTCGCGCTTGGAAGCGCCTGCGCCAATAGAGCCACGGAAACCATATCGCCCCTCCCCTCGATGACAATCAGGGAATGTATTTCTGCCAAGTCTTGCCCTCTTTTGCGGCCGCAGAATTGTGCTTTTTCTTGTCCGCCTCTACGCGCCGACGAAACGCTTCATCTTCGGCCTTCCGTTCTTCGGACTCCTTCTGCTGTTGCTGAAGGATAGCTGCGGCTTTCGCGGCAGCGGCGGCGGCTTTCGCCGCCTCATGCCGCTGATAGGTGATTGCGCCCCCAATAGCGGTAAGAGCCGCAAGGATCGCAAGCAGGATTTTGGTGTTGATCGCTTTCAGCATGAGCGCCTCCCTTATGGAAGATAGGTACTCCAGGTCCTACCTTCGTTGGATGCGCTGGTGTCATTGACTGAACGCTGCTGCTGCACGAAGACAGCGGTGTTTAGGTCTTCGACGTGGGCGTTGCGACGCTCCATATTCGTAAGCGTCATCTGTGAGGCCAGGCAGGCTTGCAGTCTCCCTTGGGCCTGCATTTCAGCGGCTTTCTGCGCTTCCGCAGCGTTCAGAAGGTTGAGCTGTTGGACCTCGCTGTTTGAGCTGTCGCCGCCGTCAAATTGTTGCGAGAGCAGCGCGTTGTTGGCTGCGAGGTTGCCGCTTCTCTCGCTGCGGTACTGCCCCACAGAAGTGAGGCAGTCGGGAGAGACCGAATCCGAGGTTTCAATCAAGGCAAGCTGTGAGGTGCGAGAGCCGCCAAGGGAATGGATAGCAAGGTACGCTGGAGCACCGCCATTCAGGACCACAGTCGCGGCTTTCCATGCCGTACTCGACGCCGACGGTGAGTTGGTGTTGAGTGCGACGCTCATACCCGAGGTTTCACCAAACATGTTCGCGACATTCACATTTTCGAGAGCATGGAGCGTTGTCTGCCACTGTCGCTTTACTGAGAAATGGGTGATGTTGTTCTTCAGCATGGTGTACTGCGTCCGCAATGTGGTGAGTTGGGAGACGAGACTTCCGTAGCTGGTGGGGTCGAAGACGATGTCTCCCATTCCAAACAGAGCAAAGCCGGGTGTGGCGGTGAAGAGCAGAGCTGCACTCGCCCCGATAAGCCATTTGCGCCGGTTTGTCAGTGTGACTTTCATAGAGCCTCCTGTGGTTGAGTTGAACTACATGCACTGCGGGCAGGTCGGGTCGAACCTGTCCAGGGAAAGTGCGCGGATATGTTGCGCGTTCGTGACAGCCTCGGTGGACCGGATGCAGATCCACGCGAGGGTGTTCCTTCCAGTACCTGTCCCAAGGAACAACAGGGAGAGAATGATCGCACTGATAATCCCGGAGACTTTGTAGGCGCGATCAAACTGAATCATGTGTACGTGGCGGTCCTTCATTGCAGATCCCTCCCTAAAGGGTCGGATCGACGCGGTGCTCTGCGTAAGATGGAATTAGCAGGTCCGTGCCGATGTAGACGCGAGCACGTGAGCCTTCTTTGAGCGTGATGATCGGCAGGCGGTTGAGGAACTGATTCAACACTTGCTCGCCTTCGACGGCCGATTGTTCTGAGATTCCATTCCGAATCTGCACTGAAGGATCAAGAACGCTGCCGCCGTTACCGATCTGCGCCAACCCGCCCAAGCCACCGATAGCGGCGGCAGCGGCGAACGCCTGCAAATAGCCGTGGTCCACTTTTGTGGCGAGTCCCGTCGTGCCGATCTGATCGAGGCCGATGTATTTGGCAAACTCCAGCGAAAAGCCATCGGGACAGATTGCCCGGTGGAAGGTCACGAACATCTTGCGCTGTTGTGCATTCCCGACGCTTTGCACGTCGCCAAGCAGCCGCGTGCCTTGCGGCAAAAGAAGCTGCTGATGGTCGTGGGAGTAGAGATCCGTCGTGAGCGAGACCATGATGGGGCCGCTGAAGCCTCCGTCGATGTGGTTGGTCACCACTCCCTCAAGCACTGTCCCCTCGAAGATGCGATAAAGGCGACCTTCATAGGTGTCGAAGTCGTACCCGGCCATCGCCTTGCCCTTGTTGTCAGCCTTGCTTCCATCACTGACAGGCTTCTCATTCCCTGGGCTGCCAGCGCCGAGCGGAGCCGTTCCTTGATCGGTATCTACCGTCGCTGTCGCTGGGCCAGTGCGCTCGAAATCAATCGCCAGCGTGTCACTATTGATTGCATCCTGTTGCTGCTTTTCCTTGGCAAGCTGCTTCTGCTTGGCTTCGGCCTGCGCCTGAGACATGTTCGACGTGTGCTGAGGAGCATTCGGACTGTCACCATAAATGGCTGAGCGCTGTGCGGCGGTCATCGGCGGCGCACCGCCGGCCTCTGGGCCGGGAACGCCTTCGGTTTCCTGAAGTTGCCGCAGGGCTGCATTGAGTTCTTGCTGATGCTGCCGCGCCTCGGCATCGCGCTGCGCCTGCAACTGCTGTTGTGATTCAAAGCTGCTGACCTGCTGCGCGTTCGGAGCTGTCGGGCGCATGGGCAACGCGCTCGTGGGAGCACTCTTCTTGTTGCCGCTCAACAGACTTGAAAGATTCGCGATGCCGATCAGCCCGATGATGACGACCAGGGCGATTATGACCGGCATACTCCGTCGCAGCGGAGGCTTCGACTCCGGCTGTTGGGGGACAGTTGCAGGGATGTTCTGATTCAGCTCCGACATGGCTACCTCGCCTCCTCGGTGCGATGAAACTCGACCTTCTGTTTGCCGATGGCGAGATAGCCGTTATCCAGTTCTTTCGGAATCGTGTACAGCCCGTTCGAGAAATCGAAGTTGATGAGCGACGGTTTCTTGTCTTTCACCTCATACAGGGCGGGTGTCTCCTGAAACTGACCACGCAAATAGGTGAATTTGTCATCGCGCCAAATCGTCTGCAAACCAAGCTCTTTGCCTTTTGCTTTGTCCCACGTGTAGTCGAAGTGGAGCGATCCGGGGTATCTGCTGCGGTACGCCTCCTCTTGTGTCTTTTCCGCTTTCAGCGTGGCGTCCAGAGCCGCCTGCGCTGCGGCTGTCTCCTGCTTCACCTTCTCCAGTTCAGCGGCGGGCACAAAAACAGGCATCTCGGCTAGCCTGTCCTTCGCAGCCTTGTCACCGGGTGTAATGAAGATTTTGGAGTCGAAGTGTGGATCGTCGTCGCCGGACACCTCCCGCAACTGGAGCGTATATTCGTTGCCGTGGTCCGAGACGATATGAACGTCCGTCGTGCTCCCCGCGATTTTCGGCTTGATGCTGACAAACCGGCTTGCGACATGGCCGCCGTCAAACACCCAATCCACTGTGTCGCCGGCAAAGACGTTAGCCACCTTCTCCTCCGCCGGGAGCAGGATCAGCGTCGATTGGAGCATCCCAGCGCGAATCACAGGGGGCGTGTCCGCCTCGGATACGGTGATCGTGCGCGGCGCATTGGGCTGGAGG from Acidisarcina sp. encodes the following:
- a CDS encoding VirB8/TrbF family protein, whose amino-acid sequence is MSTSQAAHERATLTPEHALLTDQIGNEVYSSHYAERKAYRLILTCGTVLLCGSMWFNFSLAHRPLVNRYIRIDEMGRAQAIQYSDLNYSPREGEVRTYVTDWANYRYTINRDTIAKKYPLNYYFLSGSLASQLMADDNQNHLVSQVAGGQIEQSDVEVKNVTITSMSQETIQGAILARGTALLALDKLYSPSHSREPRTEHWMLSLTYYLNPKQVSDQAKIYPQYEFINPLGLTITEFHENRVSVDPLAPGALSSATARITSPTAGAPR
- a CDS encoding type IV secretion system protein, translated to MAEIHSLIVIEGRGDMVSVALLAQALPSASSGVDWLYQFTNNLTNLTTQNGGALTQLGLTELACISLFTLISMVVNWNTQTMTLRFHAQPIHAGDLVNFLVRLTVCCLLENYWVNPFPGASFGINHFFSYIAQAMVAAFDQNSLDNLLQLLKTAGDNTAMPSLMAPVQILCYFVVQGLLGIASAILFVINCSAFILYGVTALFGPIFVPLLMTKTFRAKFFHFLDVLISFAMIRAVAAAFIFVWGGFMNAFIQQTFNGNYSIEMWLANLIPCIMVFIAFIINMLYIPSMTQAIFGGAAGLSENITKLAGSVASTAVMSGGG
- a CDS encoding TrbI/VirB10 family protein yields the protein MSELNQNIPATVPQQPESKPPLRRSMPVIIALVVIIGLIGIANLSSLLSGNKKSAPTSALPMRPTAPNAQQVSSFESQQQLQAQRDAEARQHQQELNAALRQLQETEGVPGPEAGGAPPMTAAQRSAIYGDSPNAPQHTSNMSQAQAEAKQKQLAKEKQQQDAINSDTLAIDFERTGPATATVDTDQGTAPLGAGSPGNEKPVSDGSKADNKGKAMAGYDFDTYEGRLYRIFEGTVLEGVVTNHIDGGFSGPIMVSLTTDLYSHDHQQLLLPQGTRLLGDVQSVGNAQQRKMFVTFHRAICPDGFSLEFAKYIGLDQIGTTGLATKVDHGYLQAFAAAAAIGGLGGLAQIGNGGSVLDPSVQIRNGISEQSAVEGEQVLNQFLNRLPIITLKEGSRARVYIGTDLLIPSYAEHRVDPTL
- a CDS encoding TrbG/VirB9 family P-type conjugative transfer protein, translated to MRPPIIIFIACGLGFSATAAFASGPGAPDAKHLQPNAPRTITVSEADTPPVIRAGMLQSTLILLPAEEKVANVFAGDTVDWVFDGGHVASRFVSIKPKIAGSTTDVHIVSDHGNEYTLQLREVSGDDDPHFDSKIFITPGDKAAKDRLAEMPVFVPAAELEKVKQETAAAQAALDATLKAEKTQEEAYRSRYPGSLHFDYTWDKAKGKELGLQTIWRDDKFTYLRGQFQETPALYEVKDKKPSLINFDFSNGLYTIPKELDNGYLAIGKQKVEFHRTEEAR